The Triticum aestivum cultivar Chinese Spring chromosome 7B, IWGSC CS RefSeq v2.1, whole genome shotgun sequence genome window below encodes:
- the LOC123162143 gene encoding tubby-like F-box protein 12, with the protein MSFRSIVRDVRESFGSLSRRGFDVRISGLPGLSGHHHRGKSFGPPGEPHGGAVVADQNGWVGLPPELLRDVMKRLEEGESTWPSRKDVVACAAVCSAWREICKDIVQSPEFCGKLTFPVSLKQPGPRDGLIQCFIRRDKSTLTYYLYLCLSPAVLSENGKFLLAAKRNRRTTYTEYVISVDSKNISRSSNGYVGKMRSNFLGTKFIVYDTQPPYNAGSLVPCQRGSRRISSRRVSPKVPTGSYPIAQVNYELNVLGTRGPRRMQCTMHSIPASAVDPDGVVPGQPQQLLPGPFDESFRSTNASSRFSMADFSSSRFSSSRFSDVSGGLRREEEDGEAKERPLVLRNKVPRWHEQLQCWCLNFRGRVTVASVKNFQLTAAAPEVTAAAVPPSEPSQPPQQQQLQPSSSSSSSTSDHEKVILQFGKVTKDMFTMDYRYPLSAFQAFAICLTSFDTKLACE; encoded by the exons ATGTCTTTCCGCAGCATAGTCCGGGATGTTAGAGAGAGCTTCGGAAGCTTATCAAGGCGGGGCTTTGACGTGAGGATTTCAGGCCTCCCTGGTCTTTCCGGCCATCATCACCGGGGGAAGTCTTTCGGGCCACCGGGTGAGCCGCACGGCGGAGCTGTGGTGGCTGATCAGAATGGCTGGGTTGGTCTTCCTCCTGAATTACTTCGTGATGTGATGAAAAGGCTGGAGGAAGGCGAGAGCACTTGGCCCTCGCGCAAAGATGTCGTCGCTTGTGCGGCGGTCTGCAGCGCGTGGAGAGAGATCTGTAAAGATATAGTTCAGAGCCCGGAGTTCTGTGGGAAACTCACTTTTCCGGTGTCGCTTAAACAG CCAGGACCTCGAGATGGATTAATCCAGTGCTTCATTAGAAGGGACAAATCAACACTAACCTATTATCTCTACCTCTGCCTTAGCCCTG CTGTGCTTAGTGAGAACGGAAAGTTCCTGCTAGCAGCTAAGAGGAATCGACGGACAACATATACCGAATACGTAATTTCTGTGGATTCTAAAAACATCTCGCGGTCAAGCAACGGCTATGTTGGAAAAATGAG GTCGAATTTCCTCGGCACCAAGTTCATCGTCTACGACACTCAGCCGCCATACAATGCCGGGAGCCTCGTCCCATGCCAGCGAGGCAGCCGCCGCATCTCTTCCAGGAGGGTCTCCCCAAAGGTGCCCACCGGTAGCTACCCCATTGCCCAGGTGAATTACGAGCTCAATGTGTTGGGCACCAGGGGGCCGAGGCGTATGCAGTGCACGATGCACTCCATCCCGGCCTCTGCAGTCGACCCGGATGGTGTGGTGCCTGGGCAACCCCAGCAACTGCTCCCCGGTCCGTTCGACGAGTCCTTCCGCAGCACGAACGCCTCCTCCAGGTTCTCCATGGCAGACTTCAGCAGCTCTCGCTTCTCAAGCTCCCGATTCTCAGATGTAAGTGGTGGGTTGCGTCGAGAGGAGGAAGATGGGGAGGCCAAGGAGAGGCCATTGGTTCTCCGCAACAAGGTGCCGAGATGGCATGAGCAGCTGCAGTGCTGGTGCCTCAACTTCCGAGGCAGGGTGACGGTGGCCTCCGTGAAGAACTTCCAGCTGACGGCAGCCGCGCCAGAGGTGACGGCCGCTGCTGTGCCGCCGTCGGAACCTTCACAGCCGccccagcagcagcagctccagccGTCAAGTTCATCGTCGTCCTCGACGTCCGATCACGAGAAGGTGATCCTGCAGTTCGGTAAGGTTACCAAGGACATGTTCACCATGGACTACCGGTACCCGCTCTCGGCATTCCAGGCGTTCGCCATCTGCTTGACCAGCTTCGACACCAAACTGGCCTGTGAATGA
- the LOC123156848 gene encoding BTB/POZ domain-containing protein At1g21780, with amino-acid sequence MSGGGSPSGPDSRVETISRLAQWRIDTFGPCSYRRSDPFKLGIWNWYLSVEKSRSVYVRLFPEPGRLAKEQPPLARFVLRVSWVGPPRRSSVSPVFEQLLRSSDDFVWQVDVMSHGRFTIDVEFLDLKIATNNGTESSSSIWPNEGMVQGVASKSTLGCLSRMLTESIHADVTINTTDGVLKAHKSVLAACSPVFESMFVHDLKEKSSSTIDIGDMCVESCSALLGFVYGTIRQEQFWKHRLALLAAANKYGLGEVKSCCEESLLEDISSGNVLERLHVAWLYQLERLKKGCLAYLFVFGKIYDVRDEISGFFQHADRELTLEMFQEVLSVWKPI; translated from the exons ATGAGCGGCGGCGGCAGCCCGAGCGGGCCGGACTCTCGCGTGGAGACCATCTCCCGCCTCGCCCAGTGGCGCATCGACACCTTCGGCCCCTGCTCCTACCGCCGCTCCGACCCTTTCAAGCTCGGCATCTGGAACTG GTACCTGTCGGTGGAGAAGAGCAGGTCGGTGTACGTGCGCCTCTTCCCGGAGCCCGGCCGGCTGGCCAAGGAGCAGCCGCCGCTCGCCCGCTTCGTGCTCCGCGTCTCCTGGGTTGGCCCGCCGCGCCGCTCCAGCGTCTCCCCAG TTTTCGAGCAGCTTCTCCGTAGCAGCGACGATTTTGTGTGGCAAGTTGATGTGATGTCCCATGGGCGTTTTACGATTGACGTCGAGTTCTTGGACCTGAAGATAGCCACGAACAAT GGCACTGAATCATCATCGTCGATCTGGCCGAACGAAGGCATGGTGCAGGGCGTGGCCAGCAAGAGCACGCTGGGCTGCCTCTCGCGCATGCTCACGGAGTCCATCCACGCGGACGTGACCATCAACACGACGGACGGCGTCCTGAAGGCGCACAAGTCGGTGCTGGCGGCGTGCTCCCCGGTGTTCGAGAGCATGTTCGTCCACGACCTCAAGGAGAAGTCGTCGTCGACGATCGACATCGGGGACATGTGCGTGGAGTCGTGCTCGGCCCTGCTGGGGTTCGTGTACGGGACGATCCGGCAGGAGCAGTTCTGGAAGCACCGGCTGGCGCTGCTGGCGGCGGCGAACAAGTACGGGCTGGGCGAGGTGAAGTCGTGCTGCGAGGAGAGCCTGCTGGAGGACATCAGCTCGGGCAACGTGCTGGAGCGGCTCCACGTGGCGTGGCTGTACCAGCTGGAGCGGCTCAAGAAGGGGTGCCTGGCGTACCTGTTTGTGTTCGGGAAGATCTACGACGTGCGGGACGAGATCAGCGGGTTCTTCCAGCACGCGGACCGCGAGCTCACCCTGGAGATGTTCCAGGAGGTGCTCAGCGTGTGGAAGCCCATCTGA
- the LOC123162144 gene encoding protein S-acyltransferase 8 — protein sequence MAKQLRVYQVWRGNNIIWCGGRLIFGPDAKATLLSFSLIVAPVVVFCIFVGKNLIHIFPAYNAGYAILVVTVVLTIHVLLLLFLTSSQDPGIVPRNSNPPVEEFSHDSSAPHTLQFPRIKEIMVNGVPVRVKYCETCMLYRPPRCSHCSKCDNCVERFDHHCPWVGQCIGQRNYRYFFWFVCSAAILCFYVFTMSALYISLLMKDHRSVVEAIKASPASVAVMGYCFICFWFVGGLTGFHSYLIATNKTTYENIKYKYSNQPNAFDLGCIHNCFEVLCTKRKPSRINLRAIVQEEHVASLPRISRSSVPEDETPHRPRAKVEDDLEMGLDILKTSRRRSDELSDLELGTTSNGARYRRSDSDTEIPVMTRTITESSDQTRDLDFYSVTNAAHPSSPEQRQLPDELR from the exons atGGCCAAGCAGCTGCGGGTCTACCAAGTCTGGAGAGGCAACAAC ATAATCTGGTGTGGTGGGAGATTGATCTTTGGACCAGATGCCAAGGCCACTCTACTATCTTTCTCGCTGATCGTGGCCCCTGTTGTTGTCTTCTGCATCTTTGTGGGCAAAAATCTCATTCACATCTTTCCTGCATATAACGCAGGGTATGCAATTCTGGTTGTTACCGTAGTCCTGACAATTCAT GTACTGTTACTGCTCTTCTTGACCTCATCTCAAGATCCAGGTATTGTACCAAGGAATTCAAATCCACCTGTGGAGGAATTTTCTCATGATTCTTCAGCTCCTCATACTCTCCAGTTCCCTCGGATAAAAGAGATCATGGTCAATGGTGTGCCCGTGAGAGTAAAATATTGTGAAACTTGCATGCTATATCGGCCTCCTCGTTGCTCCCACTGTTCCAAATGTGATAATTGTGTCGAGCGGTTTGATCACCACTGCCCTTGGGTTGGTCAATGTATTGGACAG CGCAATTACCGCTACTTCTTCTGGTTTGTTTGTTCGGCAGCAATCCTGTGTTTCTATGTATTTACAATGTCTGCATTATATATCAGTCTTCTCATGAAGGATCATCGTTCAGTGGTGGAGGCAATTAAAGCATCTCCAGCATCAGTGGCAGTCATGGGATACTGTTTCATTTGTTTCTGGTTTGTTGGTGGTCTCACCGGATTCCACTCTTACCTCATTGCAACAAATAAG ACAACATATGAGAATATCAAGTACAAGTACAGCAACCAACCCAATGCGTTTGACCTTGGTTGCATACACAATTGCTTCGAGGTCCTGTGCACGAAAAGGAAGCCTTCTAGGATCAACCTGCGAGCCATCGTTCAAGAGGAACATGTTGCGTCCCTGCCACGAATCAGCCGTTCCAGTGTGCCCGAAGATGAGACGCCCCACCGTCCACGAGCCAAAGTGGAGGATGACCTTGAGATGGGCCTCGACATCCTGAAGACCTCACGGCGCCGGTCAGATGAATTGAGTGACTTAGAGCTGGGCACTACAAGCAATGGTGCAAGATATCGCAGAAGTGATTCAGACACTGAGATCCCGGTTATGACCAGAACCATTACTGAGAGCTCCGATCAAACTAGGGATCTGGACTTCTATTCAGTGACCAACGCTGCACATCCCTCGTCTCCTGAGCAGAGGCAGCTCCCCGATGAACTCCGCTGA